From a single Miscanthus floridulus cultivar M001 chromosome 8, ASM1932011v1, whole genome shotgun sequence genomic region:
- the LOC136472369 gene encoding RING-H2 finger protein ATL80-like, whose amino-acid sequence MSTPRDREEKPISTGAPVPSGGTASAPSLAVQAAVMAAALAIFVLFAAASALLLLVLVLALAARAFRHHRGSRYRVPSLDPSSPSPPPLRTGFSPADIRLLPSFAFPGGCGGSDEAADSASCAVCLEAARAGERWRAMPACTHAFHAACVDRWLARTPACRTAVAVTTS is encoded by the coding sequence ATGAGCACGCCCCGGGACCGGGAAGAGAAGCCAATAAGCACGGGCGCACCGGTGCCGTCCGGCGGCACCGCCAGTGCGCCGTCGCTCGCCGTGCAGGCGGCCGTGATGGCGGCCGCGCTCGCGATCTTCGTCCTCTTCGCCGCCGCGTCCGCCttgctcctcctcgtcctcgtcctcgccctcgCCGCGCGCGCCTTCCGCCACCACCGCGGTAGCCGCTACCGCGTCCCGTCGCTTGACCCTTCTTCCCCTTCGCCTCCGCCTCTCCGCACGGGGTTCTCGCCCGCTGACATCCGCCTCCTCCCAAGCTTCGCCTTCcccggtggctgcggtggcagCGACGAGGCCGCTGACTCCGCCTCGTGCGCCGTGTGCCTCGAGGCCGCGCGCGCCGGGGAGCGGTGGCGCGCCATGCCGGCATGCACGCACGCGTTCCACGCCGCCTGCGTCGACCGGTGGCTCGCCAGGACGCCCGCCTGCCGCACCGCCGTCGCAGTCACGACGAGCTAA